The proteins below come from a single Piscinibacter gummiphilus genomic window:
- the gph gene encoding phosphoglycolate phosphatase (PGP is an essential enzyme in the glycolate salvage pathway in higher organisms (photorespiration in plants). Phosphoglycolate results from the oxidase activity of RubisCO in the Calvin cycle when concentrations of carbon dioxide are low relative to oxygen. This enzyme is a member of the Haloacid Dehalogenase (HAD) superfamily of aspartate-nucleophile hydrolase enzymes (PF00702).) — MTGLRERIRAVLFDLDGTLIDSAPDLAGTGNDMRTARGLAPLAYEAFRPMVGAGARGMLGIALQVTPEDEDFLALREEFLSRYEARMSRETRVFDAMHPVLTTLRTSGTPWGIVTNKAERFTLPLVRTLSLHEQAAAIVGGDTTPHSKPHPAPLLEAARRIGVAPEACVYVGDDLRDVQAGRAAGMATVAAAWGYLGLGDPVSAWGADHVIESPGELLNLLGLA; from the coding sequence ATGACGGGCCTTCGCGAGCGTATCCGGGCGGTGCTGTTCGACCTCGACGGCACATTGATCGACAGCGCCCCCGATCTGGCCGGCACGGGCAACGACATGCGAACGGCTCGCGGCCTGGCGCCGCTGGCCTACGAGGCCTTTCGTCCCATGGTCGGTGCGGGGGCGCGCGGCATGCTGGGCATCGCCTTGCAGGTTACGCCCGAGGATGAGGACTTCCTCGCGCTGCGCGAAGAGTTCCTCAGCCGCTACGAGGCCCGAATGAGTCGGGAGACGCGGGTCTTCGACGCAATGCATCCGGTGCTGACCACACTTCGGACGAGTGGTACGCCCTGGGGCATCGTGACCAACAAGGCCGAGCGATTCACCTTGCCGTTGGTGCGCACCCTGTCGCTTCACGAGCAGGCGGCGGCCATCGTGGGTGGCGATACCACGCCGCATTCCAAGCCTCATCCGGCGCCCCTGCTGGAAGCGGCGCGCCGCATCGGAGTGGCACCCGAAGCCTGCGTGTATGTCGGCGACGACCTGCGCGACGTGCAGGCCGGCCGCGCCGCGGGCATGGCGACGGTTGCTGCGGCCTGGGGCTACCTCGGGCTCGGCGACCCGGTGAGTGCCTGGGGCGCCGACCACGTCATAGAAAGTCCTGGCGAGCTCTTGAACTTGCTGGGCCTGGCCTAA
- the ubiG gene encoding bifunctional 2-polyprenyl-6-hydroxyphenol methylase/3-demethylubiquinol 3-O-methyltransferase UbiG — MINADPQELSKFSELAHRWWDPESEFRPLHEINPLRLDWINGIAPLSGRRVVDVGCGGGILADSMARKGAQVLGIDLATKALRVAQLHAAEAGTPSIEYREVAVEALADEMPGQFDTVTCMEMLEHVPDPFSVVRACATLVKPGGSVFFSTLNRNPKSFLFAIVGAEYMLKLLPRGTHEYARFIRPSELAQWCRDAGLNLGQTRGMEYNPLTRRYSLSADVSVNYLFACTKPA; from the coding sequence ATGATCAATGCCGACCCGCAGGAACTGAGCAAATTCAGCGAACTGGCCCACCGCTGGTGGGACCCCGAGAGTGAATTCCGCCCACTTCACGAAATCAACCCCCTTCGCCTGGATTGGATCAACGGCATCGCGCCGTTGTCAGGCCGTCGAGTGGTGGACGTGGGGTGCGGTGGAGGCATCCTCGCCGACTCGATGGCGCGCAAAGGAGCGCAGGTGCTCGGCATCGACTTGGCCACCAAAGCCTTGAGGGTGGCGCAGCTGCATGCCGCGGAGGCGGGCACGCCGTCGATCGAGTATCGCGAGGTGGCAGTCGAGGCCCTGGCGGACGAAATGCCCGGCCAGTTCGACACCGTGACCTGCATGGAGATGCTGGAGCACGTGCCAGACCCATTCTCGGTGGTGCGTGCGTGCGCCACGCTTGTGAAGCCGGGTGGTTCGGTCTTCTTCTCCACCCTCAACCGCAACCCCAAGTCGTTTCTGTTTGCGATCGTCGGGGCCGAGTACATGCTCAAGCTGCTGCCCCGTGGCACGCATGAGTACGCGCGCTTCATCCGGCCGAGCGAGCTGGCGCAGTGGTGCCGCGATGCTGGGCTGAACCTGGGGCAGACACGCGGCATGGAATACAACCCGCTCACCCGCCGCTACTCGCTGTCGGCCGACGTCAGCGTGAACTACCTCTTCGCCTGCACGAAGCCCGCGTGA
- the ompA gene encoding outer membrane protein OmpA → MKKLNKVASLFASATLAVAAGSAFAQAKSVDNWTSGFGLPWKSGAADLCWRDAFWTPATAHPSCDGAPKAAPAPAPAPAPAPAPAPAPAPAPVAPPAPAPAPVAPPAPVSEKVTFAADAFYDVGKSVLKPDAKAKLDDLVSKTSGVNLEVIIAVGHTDSDGSPAANQKLSVARAESVKNYLVSKGIEANRVYTEGKGESSPVADNKTKEGKSKNRRVEIEVVGTRTRK, encoded by the coding sequence ATGAAGAAACTGAACAAGGTCGCATCGCTCTTCGCATCGGCCACGCTCGCCGTCGCTGCGGGCTCCGCGTTTGCCCAAGCCAAGTCCGTCGACAACTGGACCAGCGGGTTCGGCTTGCCCTGGAAGAGTGGCGCCGCTGACCTGTGCTGGCGTGATGCATTCTGGACCCCGGCCACCGCCCATCCTTCGTGCGACGGCGCTCCGAAGGCTGCTCCCGCGCCTGCCCCGGCTCCCGCTCCGGCACCTGCTCCCGCGCCTGCCCCGGCTCCGGCACCTGTTGCGCCGCCGGCACCGGCTCCCGCACCGGTCGCGCCTCCCGCGCCTGTGAGCGAGAAGGTCACCTTCGCCGCTGACGCCTTCTACGACGTGGGCAAATCGGTGCTGAAGCCCGACGCCAAGGCCAAGCTGGACGACCTCGTCAGCAAGACCTCGGGTGTGAACCTCGAAGTCATCATCGCCGTGGGTCACACCGACTCCGACGGTTCGCCCGCCGCGAACCAGAAGCTGTCGGTTGCTCGTGCCGAGTCGGTGAAAAACTACCTGGTCAGCAAGGGCATCGAAGCCAACCGCGTCTACACCGAAGGCAAGGGCGAAAGCTCGCCGGTCGCCGACAACAAGACCAAGGAAGGCAAGTCCAAGAACCGCCGCGTCGAAATCGAAGTGGTCGGTACCCGTACCCGCAAGTAA
- the gyrA gene encoding DNA gyrase subunit A, whose product MTQFAKETLPISLEEEMRRSYLDYAMSVIVGRALPDARDGLKPVHRRVLFAMHELNNDWNRPYKKSARIVGDVIGKYHPHGDQSVYDTAVRMAQDFSMRHMLIDGQGNFGSVDGDNAAAMRYTEIRLAKIAHEMLADLDKETVDFGPNYDGSEKEPLVLPTRLPNLLVNGSGGIAVGMATNIPPHNLNEVVDACLHLLKNPQATIDELIEIIPAPDFPTAGIIYGTSGVREGYKTGRGRVVMRAKCHFEDIDKGARQAIIVDEIPYQVNKKNLLERMAELVHEKKLEGISHIQDESDKSGMRVVIELKRGEVPEVVLNNLYKQTQLQDTFGMNMVALIDNQPKLCNLKDLIAIFLEHRREVVTRRTVFELRKARERGHVLEGLAVALANIDEFIETIKTSATPPIAKAALMSKSWDSSLVREMLARAEKETAGGRDAYRPENLPREYGMQPDGLYRLSDDQASEILQMRLQRLTGLEQDKIVGEYKEVMAQIADLLDILATPSRVTTIISDELQAIKLEFGQTKIGARRSSIEHNAQDLGTEDLITPTDMVVTLSHTGYIKSQALSEYRAQKRGGRGKQAAQTKEDDWIDQLFIANTHDYILCFTNRGRVYWLKVWEVPQGSRASRGKPIVNMFPLQPGEKVNVVLPLTDGFRSFPADHFVFFATAQGVVKKTSLDEFSNPRKAGIIAVDLDEGDYLIGAALTDGKHDVMLFSDGGKAVRFDEDDVRPMGRGARGVRGMMLDDGQSVIAMLVAEDETQSVLTATENGYGKRTSIVEYTRHGRGTKGMIAIQQSERNGKVVAATLVRPADEIMLITDKGVLVRTRVSEIRELGRATQGVTLIALDDGAKLSGLQRIVENDANSGEEPTTESTEE is encoded by the coding sequence ATGACCCAGTTCGCCAAGGAAACCCTGCCGATCAGCCTCGAAGAGGAGATGCGGCGTTCGTACCTCGACTACGCGATGAGCGTGATCGTGGGGCGTGCCCTGCCCGATGCGCGCGATGGCCTCAAGCCCGTGCATCGTCGCGTGCTTTTCGCGATGCACGAGCTGAACAACGACTGGAACCGGCCGTACAAGAAGTCGGCCCGTATCGTCGGCGACGTCATCGGCAAGTACCACCCACACGGCGACCAGTCGGTGTACGACACCGCGGTGCGCATGGCGCAAGACTTCTCGATGCGCCACATGCTCATCGACGGGCAAGGCAATTTCGGCTCGGTCGACGGCGACAACGCCGCAGCCATGCGGTACACCGAAATCAGGCTGGCGAAGATCGCACACGAGATGCTCGCCGACCTCGACAAGGAGACGGTGGACTTCGGCCCGAACTACGACGGCTCGGAGAAGGAGCCGTTGGTGCTGCCGACGCGCCTGCCGAATCTGCTCGTCAACGGTTCGGGCGGCATTGCGGTCGGCATGGCGACCAACATCCCGCCGCACAACCTGAACGAAGTCGTCGACGCCTGCCTGCACCTCTTGAAGAACCCGCAGGCCACGATCGACGAGTTGATCGAGATCATCCCTGCGCCCGACTTCCCCACCGCCGGGATCATCTACGGCACGAGCGGCGTGCGCGAGGGCTACAAGACCGGCCGCGGCCGCGTCGTGATGCGCGCGAAGTGCCACTTCGAAGACATCGACAAGGGCGCGCGCCAGGCCATCATCGTCGACGAGATCCCCTACCAGGTGAACAAGAAGAACCTGCTCGAGCGCATGGCCGAGCTGGTCCACGAGAAGAAGCTCGAAGGCATCAGCCACATCCAGGACGAGTCCGACAAGTCCGGCATGCGCGTGGTGATCGAGCTCAAGCGCGGCGAAGTGCCCGAGGTGGTGCTGAACAACCTGTACAAGCAGACGCAGCTGCAGGACACCTTCGGCATGAACATGGTGGCGCTGATCGACAACCAGCCCAAGCTGTGCAACCTGAAGGATCTGATCGCGATCTTCCTGGAGCACCGCCGCGAGGTCGTGACCCGCCGCACCGTGTTCGAGCTGCGCAAGGCGCGCGAGCGCGGCCACGTGCTGGAAGGCCTGGCCGTCGCACTGGCCAACATCGACGAGTTCATCGAGACCATCAAGACCTCGGCCACGCCTCCGATCGCGAAGGCTGCGCTGATGAGCAAGTCGTGGGACTCGTCATTGGTACGCGAGATGCTCGCCCGCGCCGAGAAAGAAACGGCAGGCGGCCGCGACGCCTACCGCCCCGAGAACCTGCCGCGCGAATACGGCATGCAGCCCGATGGCCTCTATCGCCTGTCGGACGACCAGGCCAGCGAAATCCTGCAGATGCGCCTGCAGCGCCTGACCGGCCTGGAGCAGGACAAGATCGTCGGCGAGTACAAGGAAGTGATGGCGCAAATCGCCGACCTGCTCGACATCCTCGCCACCCCGTCGCGCGTGACGACGATCATTTCCGACGAGTTGCAGGCCATCAAGCTCGAGTTCGGCCAGACCAAGATCGGCGCCCGCCGCTCCTCCATCGAGCACAACGCGCAAGACCTCGGCACCGAAGACCTGATCACGCCCACCGACATGGTGGTCACGCTCTCGCACACCGGCTACATCAAGAGCCAGGCACTCAGCGAATACCGTGCACAGAAGCGTGGTGGCCGTGGCAAGCAGGCGGCGCAGACCAAGGAAGACGACTGGATCGACCAGCTCTTCATCGCCAACACGCACGACTACATCCTGTGCTTCACCAACCGCGGCCGTGTGTACTGGCTGAAGGTGTGGGAAGTGCCGCAAGGCTCGCGCGCCTCCCGCGGCAAGCCGATCGTCAACATGTTCCCGCTGCAGCCAGGTGAAAAGGTCAATGTGGTGCTGCCGCTGACCGATGGCTTCCGCAGCTTCCCCGCCGACCACTTCGTCTTCTTCGCCACCGCGCAGGGCGTGGTGAAGAAGACCTCGCTCGACGAGTTCAGCAACCCGCGCAAGGCCGGCATCATCGCCGTCGACCTCGACGAGGGCGACTACCTGATCGGCGCCGCCCTCACCGACGGCAAGCATGACGTGATGCTCTTCAGCGACGGCGGCAAGGCCGTGCGCTTCGATGAAGACGACGTGCGCCCGATGGGCCGCGGCGCCCGGGGCGTGCGCGGCATGATGCTCGACGACGGCCAAAGCGTCATCGCGATGCTCGTCGCCGAAGACGAGACGCAAAGCGTGCTGACGGCCACTGAAAACGGCTACGGCAAGCGCACCTCGATCGTCGAATACACCCGCCACGGCCGCGGAACCAAAGGGATGATCGCGATCCAACAGAGCGAGCGCAACGGCAAGGTCGTCGCCGCCACCCTGGTGCGGCCTGCCGATGAAATCATGCTCATCACCGACAAGGGCGTGCTCGTGCGCACCCGAGTCTCTGAGATCCGCGAGCTCGGCCGCGCGACGCAAGGCGTCACGCTGATCGCACTGGACGATGGCGCCAAGCTGAGCGGCCTGCAACGCATCGTCGAGAACGATGCCAACTCGGGCGAAGAGCCCACGACTGAAAGCACCGAAGAATGA